The following coding sequences are from one Schizosaccharomyces osmophilus chromosome 1, complete sequence window:
- the trm734 gene encoding tRNA (guanosine 34-2'-O)-methyltransferase regulator Trm734, with protein sequence MSTSNAGLQICLNSVNFLGPVTSLILFDDDKYLCAAQGSFLRIYCLDLEKDANTCWKTLKIPFRNRVHGMLACRDGLLIWGGYNLGMVVWNTWEIFWTRTPDWIFNAVELNTESEYAVVTSKNEVLIYSYLLSKWKLSSTISCQDSPLLFFAALQLTDDCITVASASAFGEIYLWSFPINGHPSVISTYGSLKGHEGACFDIRFSDDGQYLSTVSEDRTVRLWDLKKEAPLLATGFGHTARVWKCRFLSNSSLVSISEDLTLRKWVYDGVKLDNTETFTGHRGKHIWSIAASKKQDLLFTGGNDGAIRQWKINNDTDIYSFYISSIFKGDVSLSSFCFLSANKLLCLAKNGEISLLDNKIWKSRPPFSLDSEATALCSWENKYLAALGTKTGSLVIFNCDNPSDCFSKKVHTAKIQHLYAAYDNDFYYLLSKAFIGKNAYEVYLHQFSIENGIIKLNFSLRLDLPATFDPTCLTISNDLAFIGSRSGSLSIYKVGHSTCLYCWRRLHEFDTIYNIIPESNMDNSMSLKTVGRDGFVNMFVLKFNPGFQLQKVASEKAIEGILSGGTQFKFPDNDKNLWIWGFHASNFFLKNETTGTDVYTLECGGSHRPWSFSIDHTKQAFAFYKSNQIYVCDSYRNLLHFNKVIRKGGHGREIRAMSFNPEGTLIVSGAEDTNIMLSKFEKEGQIDALNSVKVHNSGIQALCWANDELLFSSGGLEELNALRIAHGQIEGSSTAHILHEATCAKTLTKKKTDGDLRITDVSTTKAVSWGEKAWLVMTILSDSSSRIYLYDEEKRDFRFLKDWEYKSCCLVSVKLFVYETHVFSVISATDGTITVWDLHSQDIEKTPQSIWSASVHQSCVKCLDVHFNDRTGNLSLLTGGDDGAVCHITIKLNTDAKEGIVYVEELEKFSYPEAHASSVTGVLQLRKDLCLSASVDQRILVWVNWEGTWSIHSERGTFVADVGGMFSHKSTLIVFGVGYEVYKIEI encoded by the exons ATGTCAACCTCAAATGCGGGTTTgcaaatttgtttgaattCAGTGAACTTCTTAGGGCCCGTAACAAGcttgattctttttgacGATGACAAGTATCTTTGTGCCGCTCAAGGATCATTTTTACGAATCTACTGCTTAGATTTAGAGAAAGATGCAAACACTTGCTGGAAGACACTGAAAATACCTTTTCGAAATCGAGTTCACGGCATGCTGGCATGTCGAGATGGGTTACTCATCTGGGGTGGTTACAATTTAGGGATGGTAGTCTGGAATACTTGGGAAATATTTTGGACACGCACCCCAGACTGGATTTTCAACGCGGTTGAGTTAAATACTGAAAGTGAATATGCTGTTGTAACATcgaaaaatgaagttttaaTATATTCTTATTTACTAAGTAAGTGGAAGCTTTCTTCTACTATTTCATGTCAAGATAGTcctcttttattttttgctgCTCTGCAATTGACAGACGACTGTATTACTGTTGCTTCTGCATCAGCTTTTGGtgaaatttatttatggTCTTTTCCTATCAATGGTCATCCAAGCGTTATTAGTACGTATGGTTCTTTGAAAGGACATGAGGGTGCATGCTTCGATATACGATTCTCTGATGATGGACAGTACCTCAGTACCGTTTCCGAAGATAGAACCGTCAGATTATGGgacttaaaaaaagaagctccTCTACTTGCGACAGGATTTGGCCATACAGCACGTGTATGGAAATGCCGTTTTCTatcaaattcttccttGGTTAGCATATCGGAGGACCTAACTTTACGAAAATGGGTATATGACGGCGTCAAATTGGATAATACGGAAACATTTACGGGTCATCGTGGTAAGCATATATGGTCTATAGCTGCAtctaaaaaacaagatttACTTTTCACTGGAGGAAACGATGGTGCTATTCGTCAGTGGAAAATTAATAACGACACTGATATTTATTCGTTTTAcatttcttccatttttaaAGGTGATGTTTCTCTTTCGtccttttgtttcctaAGTGCCAACAAATTGCTATGCCTTGCCAAAAACGG AGAAATCAGTCTTCTCGATAACAAAATTTGGAAATCAAGGCCCCCGTTTTCCCTGGATTCTGAAGCAACAGCTTTATGTTCTTGGGAAAACAAATATCTAGCAGCTTTAGGAACTAAAACCGGATCCCTAGTAATATTCAATTGTGATAACCCTTCCgattgcttttctaaaaaagTCCATACCGCTAAAATACAGCATTTATATGCAGCTTATGATAATGATTTCTATTACCTTCTTTCTAAAGCCttcattggaaaaaatgCCTATGAGGTCTACCTTCATCAGTTTTCTATTGAAAACGGaattataaaattaaatttttcattgaGGTTGGATCTTCCAGCTACTTTTGATCCAACTTGTCTCACGATTAGCAATGATTTGGCTTTTATTGGATCTAGAAGTGGTTCCCTGTCTATATACAAAGTGGGACATTCAACTTGTTTGTATTGCTGGAGAAGATTGCACGAGTTTGATACCATATATAACATTATACCTGAAAGTAATATGGACAACAGTATGAGTCTAAAAACTGTTGGCAGGGACGGGTTTGTAAATATGTTTGTGTTAAAGTTCAATCCAGGTTTTCAACTCCAAAAAGTTGCTTCAGAAAAGGCAATTGAAGGAATTTTAAGTGGG GGAACTCAATTTAAATTTCCAGACAATGATAAAAACCTATGGATTTGGGGTTTTCATGCATcaaatttcttcttgaagaATGAAACTACGGGAACTGATGTATACACATTAGAATGCGGCGGTTCCCACAGACCATGGTCATTTTCTATCGACCACACGAAACAGGCTTTTGCATTCTATAAATCCAACCAAATATATGTATGCGATTCTTATCGAAACTTACTACACTTTAACAAGGTTATAAGAAAAGGGGGTCATGGTCGAGAAATTAGGGCGATGAGTTTTAACCCAGAGGGTACTTTAATTGTATCTGGCGCAGAGGATACAAATATCATGTTATCCAAATTTGAGAAGGAAGGCCAAATAGACGCACTGAATAGCGTGAAAGTGCACAATTCAGGGATTCAAGCGCTTTGCTGGGCTAACGATGAACTCTTGTTTTCCAGTGGAGGTTTGGAAGAACTAAATGCGCTAAGGATAGCACATGGGCAAATTGAAGGATCATCTACAGCTCATATCCTACATGAAGCTACATGCGCAAAAACGCttacaaagaagaaaacggATGGAGATTTGCGAATCACTGATGTATCTACCACAAAGGCAGTATCTTGGGGAGAAAAAGCTTGGTTAGTTATGACTATTCTTTCGGATTCTTCCTCAAGAATATACCTGTACGATGAGGAAAAACGTGATTTCCGATTTCTGAAAGATTGGGAGTATAAGAGTTGCTGTCTAGTTTCTGTCaagctttttgtttacgaaacACATGTATTTTCAGTCATAAGTGCTACGGATGGGACCATCACAGTATGGGATTTGCATTCACAAGACATTGAGAAAACCCCTCAAAGCATCTGGTCTGCTAGCGTACACCAATCTTGTGTCAAGTGTTTAGATGTTCATTTTAACGATCGGACCGGAAACCTTTCTCTTCTTACAGGAGGCGACGATGGAGCCGTCTGTCACATAacaataaaattaaatacCGACGCAAAGGAAGGAATCGTATACgttgaagaacttgaaaaattttcttATCCAGAAGCTCATGCGTCTAGTGTAACAGGAGTACTCCAACTGCGAAAAGATCTATGTTTATCCGCTTCCGTCGATCAACGAATATTGGTTTGGGTAAATTGGGAGGGAACATGGTCAATCCATTCAGAACGTGGTACATTTGTTGCTGATGTGGGAGGCATGTTTTCACATAAGTCAACCTTAATCGTCTTTGGTGTTGGATACGAGGTTTACAAAATCGAAATCTAG
- the psh3 gene encoding ER packaging chaperone for amino acid permeases Psh3 → MKKPAFLRFVTVEGLKNLSRLGVLMSTSFCLALLFVSSIVDYNTLWNPGPESAFTAAETYYTLLANASAYHRYFFYFVVSSGMIFHIIQANKVTGDDRLYYYSSTFLYITASVIFIVNVSPAIITAKLRRYIQFDRNMHFMVLGASQVLIGFLLVGVLLLQLGHLFALYVTDIFQREDTEKQSNEAAEQEISATDKEYTSKVTSKYSSQVQNKKEN, encoded by the exons ATGAAAAAACCCGCATTTCTCCGTTTTGTTACCGTTGAAGGGTTGAAAAACCTTTCTAGGCTCGGTGTTTTGATGAGTACATCGTTTTGCTTGGCCTTGTTGTTTGTCAGT AGTATTGTGGATTACAACACCTTGTGGAATCCAGGACCGGAATCTGCATTTACTGCAGCTGAAACTTACTACACGTTGCTAGCGAATGCGAGTGCTTACCATAGAtactttttctactttGTTGTCAGTTCAGGAATGATCTTCCATATTATTCAAGCCAACAAAGTAACGGGTGATGACCGCTTGTATTATTATTCCAGtacttttttgtatataaCTGCGTCTGTGATATTTATCGTCAATGTTTCTCCTGCTATCATTACTGCAAAATTACGTCGATACATTCAATTCGACAGGAACATGCATTTTATGGTTCTTGGTGCCTCTCAAGTCTTgattggttttcttttggtcgGTGTCCTTCTTCTCCAGCTTGGACATCTATTTGCTCTTTATGTAACCGATATCTTTCAACGCGAGGATACCGAGAAACAATCTAATGAAGCGGCCGAGCAGGAAATTTCTGCTACTGACAAAGAATACACTTCCAAAGTCACCTCCAAGTATTCCAGTCAAGTAcagaacaaaaaggaaaactaG
- the sec66 gene encoding ER protein translocation subcomplex subunit Sec66, whose product MISIYAPLIYVAVLIGAMYGVSVFVRKSRTIPNEFVSEEWFGKNFVRSYFFQLLEQNPPVPDTIIKAGLVLRATEALRQLMRLKSSRMALNVLLNRGGVGDDLVRKFSRLEKETELELMDIAKTANSLQPGWNQFIFQSCNEIIENEKIIEQIEEIPNDSEQISNRWSGEKQLYEDAENERRLEAQKDLGVF is encoded by the coding sequence ATGATCTCTATATATGCTCCATTAATATATGTTGCGGTGCTGATTGGCGCCATGTACGGTGTTTCTGTGTTTGTTCGAAAATCAAGAACCATACCAAACGAATTTGTTTCAGAAGAGtggtttggaaaaaattttgtaagAAGCTACTTCTTCCAGCTTTTGGAGCAAAATCCTCCGGTCCCAGACACCATCATAAAAGCAGGATTAGTCTTGCGCGCTACGGAAGCTCTGCGCCAGTTAATGAGACTAAAATCGTCTAGAATGGCTCTCAACGTTTTGCTGAATCGAGGTGGTGTTGGCGATGACCTGGTTCGTAAATTTAGCCggttagaaaaagaaactgaaCTGGAATTGATGGATATTGCAAAGACTGCCAATTCTTTACAGCCTGGTTGGAaccaatttatttttcaaagttgCAATGAAATCattgaaaacgaaaaaattattgagCAAATCGAGGAAATTCCTAATGATTCGGAACAAATCTCCAATCGCTGGTCTGGCGAGAAGCAACTTTATGAAGACGCTGAGAATGAACGGCGCTTAGAAGCCCAAAAAGATTTGGGTGTCTTTTAA
- the mef1 gene encoding mitochondrial translation elongation factor G Mef1, giving the protein MLKLPIRQLATRFPQTCRNILGCRFATTDTAKPEESEASVQSQLSENDMKRLNHIRNIGISAHIDSGKTTFTERVLFYTGRIKDIHEVRGKDNVGAKMDSMELEREKGITIQSAATYCTWSRTLDQIQSEKQQGNQTPQEYSVNIIDTPGHIDFTIEVERALRVLDGAVLVLCAVSGVQSQTITVDRQMRRYNVPRVSFINKMDRMGADPWKVIQQINTKLKIPAAAVQIPIGSESEMKGVVDLIHMRAIYNHGEKGEKVEFADTIPENLQGLAQEKRSVLIEKLADLDEHIADMYVMEETPSSEQLVQAIRRTTLARKFTPVLMGSALSNIGVQPVLDAVCDYLPAPYEVENVALNAAEAEKPVTLIPSSTKPLVALAFKLEEGRFGQLTYLRVYQGSLKRGGYLYNVNSTKRIKVSRLVRMHSNDMEEVEETGAGGIGAMFGIECASGDTFTDGSVHYTMSSMFVPEPVISLSLKPKSKDTSNFSKALNRFQREDPTFRVKLDAESKETIISGMGELHLEVYVERMRREYRVECDTGKPRVAFRESLTKKVPFSYLHKKQSGGAGQYAKVEGYIEYMDAKEDDAGNVVDFEFINKVTGGAVPSQYIPACEKAFRESLEKGFLIGHPIKNCRFVLEDGAYHPVDSSELAFRMATITAFRGAFLQADPIILEPIMNVSITAPVEHQGAVIGNVDKRKGTIVDSDIGEEEFSLLAEVPLNNMFSYSSDIRALTKGKGEFTMEFMKYLPAPRYVQKDLITEYNKQQQK; this is encoded by the coding sequence atgtTGAAGCTCCCAATTAGGCAGCTAGCAACGCGTTTCCCGCAAACTTGTAGAAACATTTTGGGATGTCGCTTTGCTACGACGGATACCGCCAAACCAGAAGAGTCGGAAGCATCTGTTCAAAGCCAGCTCAGCGAAAATGATATGAAAAGGTTAAACCACATTCGTAACATTGGTATTTCTGCTCATATAGACTCAGGAAAAACTACGTTTACTGAACgcgttttgttttatacTGGACGAATTAAAGATATTCACGAGGTCCGTGGTAAAGACAACGTTGGTGCTAAGATGGATTCAATGGAATTGGAACGTGAAAAAGGTATTACTATTCAATCCGCCGCTACTTACTGTACTTGGAGTCGTACCCTCGACCAAATTCAAAGTGAAAAGCAACAAGGAAATCAAACTCCCCAAGAATATAGCGTAAACATTATCGATACTCCAGGCCATATTGATTTTACTATTGAAGTAGAGCGTGCTTTGCGTGTTTTGGATGGTGCTGTCCTCGTTCTCTGTGCTGTTTCTGGTGTTCAATCCCAAACAATTACTGTGGATCGACAAATGAGAAGATACAACGTTCCTCGtgtttctttcattaaCAAAATGGACCGAATGGGTGCAGATCCTTGGAAGGTAATTCAACAAATCAATACAAAGTTGAAGATCCCCGCTGCTGCAGTACAAATCCCTATCGGAAGTGAAAGTGAAATGAAAGGTGTTGTTGATCTCATTCACATGCGCGCTATCTACAATCATGGTGAAAAAGGTGAAAAGGTTGAATTTGCTGATACTATACCCGAGAACTTGCAAGGGCTTGCCCAAGAGAAACGTTCTGTTTTGATTGAAAAGTTGGCTGACTTGGATGAACACATCGCAGACATGTATGTAATGGAAGAAACACCATCTTCAGAGCAATTGGTGCAAGCGATTAGAAGAACAACCCTTGCTCGTAAGTTTACTCCTGTCTTGATGGGATCTGCTTTGTCAAACATTGGCGTTCAACCAGTTTTGGATGCTGTCTGTGATTACTTGCCTGCGCCCTACGAAGTAGAAAATGTTGCATTGAATGCAGCTGAAGCCGAAAAGCCTGTTACCCTGATCCCAAGCAGCACAAAGCCACTCGTTGCACTCGCATTCAAGCTAGAAGAGGGCCGCTTTGGTCAATTGACTTATTTACGTGTTTATCAAGGTTCCTTGAAGCGTGGTGGTTACTTGTACAATGTAAACTCAActaaaagaattaaagtCTCTCGTTTAGTCCGCATGCACTCAAATGATATggaagaagttgaagaaactGGAGCCGGTGGTATTGGTGCCATGTTTGGCATTGAATGTGCCTCAGGAGATACCTTTACTGATGGTTCCGTTCATTATACTATGTCTTCCATGTTTGTTCCTGAACCAGTTATTTCGTTGTCTCTAAAgccaaaaagtaaagacacttcaaacttttcaaaagctttgaaTCGTTTTCAACGTGAAGACCCAACGTTTAGGGTTAAACTTGATGCAGAGTcgaaagaaacaattaTTAGTGGAATGGGAGAACTCCATCTAGAAGTATACGTTGAGAGAATGCGCCGTGAATATAGGGTAGAATGCGATACAGGAAAACCACGTGTCGCCTTCCGTGAAAGTTTGACCAAAAAGGTACCTTTCAGTTATTTGCACAAAAAGCAATCTGGTGGTGCAGGCCAATATGCTAAAGTGGAAGGGTATATTGAATACATGGATGCAAAGGAAGATGATGCTGGTAATGTGGttgattttgaatttaTCAACAAAGTCACTGGTGGTGCTGTCCCCTCTCAATATATTCCAGCTTGCGAGAAGGCATTCCGCGAAAGTCTTGAAAAGGGATTCTTGATTGGGCATCCCATAAAGAATTGCCGAtttgttttggaagacGGTGCATACCATCCAGTGGATTCTTCCGAGCTTGCTTTCCGTATGGCAACCATAACTGCATTCCGTGGTGCATTCTTACAAGCCGATCCAATTATTCTGGAGCCCATTATGAATGTCAGTATCACTGCTCCTGTTGAACACCAAGGAGCTGTTATTGGCAATGTCGataagagaaaaggaaccATTGTTGACAGTGATATTGGAGAAGAGGAATTCAGTTTGTTGGCTGAAGTCCCCTTGAACAACATGTTTTCTTATTCCTCTGATATTCGTGCATTGACTAAAGGAAAGGGTGAGTTTACTATGGAATTCATGAAATATTTGCCCGCACCAAGATATGTCCAAAAAGACCTGATTACCGAATACAAcaaacaacaacaaaaataa
- the mtx1 gene encoding metaxin 1 (Sam37): MLQLFVYGPGLGLPSLDPSCLAAILYCSLAVPKDEFAIYQTANASMSPTQKLPALWDGRAWVGSLKNVLFYLKQKGYNLDNQLDKDALSKINAFSCLLERNAYDLWLFKAYVCEDNYVRVMRPEWSKVLGFPFNYMTPNAFQKHAKERLNLTLGINEDKLSYEASKMPISHRWTNASRQKQALLQAQAFRIRISSLARHLYGSLELLVGDSEFLFGEHPTSLDCLLYAFLSFHTLTENFDQLTLRSTMQSSAPKLFHLLESLKTKWFPSNEQDGLLSSVSIEKQPQNLLAVARVAWNNVSKKIHETKNSFQNVSISSEKQLSLARNGFFILASTFGFVWFVLANGIVVIESEEDVDLDTSRDESSSALDTDVRSREVEQRLDDNTRDEAPPEAEEINASSMSAEDLLFGFEGENEDDDGDWEEEEMDDEEEEDFDEADADIA; this comes from the coding sequence ATGCTGCAGTTATTCGTTTACGGTCCAGGACTAGGCTTACCAAGTTTAGATCCAAGTTGTTTAGCAGCAATTTTGTACTGTTCACTTGCTGTTCCTAAGGATGAGTTTGCGATTTATCAGACCGCAAATGCCAGTATGAGTCCGACACAAAAGCTCCCCGCTTTATGGGACGGACGTGCGTGGGTAGGATCGTTAAAAAacgttttattttatttgaaacaaaaaggataCAATTTGGACAATCAATTAGACAAGGATGCCCTCAGTAAGATTAACGCCTTTTCCTGCCTTTTAGAGAGAAATGCTTATGATCTATGGCTCTTTAAAGCCTACGTATGTGAAGATAATTATGTTCGTGTCATGCGTCCCGAGTGGTCCAAGGTGCTCGGATTCCCTTTCAACTATATGACTCCTAATgcgtttcaaaaacatgCAAAAGAACGCCTAAACTTAACACTTGGAATTAATGAAGACAAACTGTCTTATgaagcttcaaaaatgcCCATCTCCCATAGATGGACAAACGCCTCCCGCCAAAAGCAAGCACTGTTACAAGCCCAAGCTTTTCGAATCAGAATCTCTTCTCTTGCTCGACATCTTTATGGCTCTTTGGAACTACTAGTAGGAGATtctgaatttttatttggcGAACATCCTACCTCTCTTGATTGTCTCCTCTATGCgtttctctcttttcatACCCTTACCGAAAACTTTGATCAATTAACCTTACGAAGCACAATGCAATCGTCCGCACCAAAattatttcatttgctaGAATCcttaaaaacaaaatggtTTCCGTCTAATGAACAAGACGGCTTGCTTTCCAGCGTTTCCATCGAAAAGCAACCTCAAAACCTTCTAGCTGTAGCACGAGTTGCATGGAACAATGTgtctaaaaaaattcacGAAACCAAGAATTCATTTCAGAatgtttctatttcttctgaaaagcaattatcGTTGGCTAGAAATGGGTTTTTCATCCTAGCTTCCAcctttggttttgtttggTTCGTCTTAGCAAATGGCATAGTAGTCATTGAGAGTGAGGAAGACGTAGATTTGGATACTTCAAGAGATGAATCATCCTCTGCTCTGGATACTGACGTTCGCTCCAGAGAAGTAGAGCAACGTTTGGATGACAATACCAGAGACGAAGCTCCTCCAGAGgcagaagaaataaatgCTTCATCTATGTCAGCAGAAGATCTtttatttggttttgaaggCGAAAATGAAGACGATGATGGTGACTGGGAAGAGGAGGAAatggatgatgaagaggaagaggatTTCGATGAAGCTGATGCTGATATAGCTTGA